From the genome of Verrucomicrobiia bacterium, one region includes:
- the rpsD gene encoding 30S ribosomal protein S4, with the protein MARYKGPRVRISRRFGIPMFGPTKYLERRNYPPGVHGPKSRRKLTDYGLGLVEKQKLRYYYGLLERQFRGVYQKALRRRGVTGEHMLQILETRLDNVVFHLGFGTTRAAARQMVAHGHVAVNGRKVSIPSYALKVNDVITVKDTTVSHQMATRALELSTSRAVPDWLALNKDEFKGVVMRVPTREEINPIANEQAVVEFYSR; encoded by the coding sequence ATGGCTCGTTACAAAGGTCCTCGTGTTCGCATCAGCCGCCGCTTCGGTATTCCGATGTTTGGCCCGACGAAATATCTCGAACGGCGCAATTATCCGCCCGGCGTGCATGGTCCGAAATCCCGCCGCAAACTGACCGATTATGGTCTGGGGTTGGTGGAGAAGCAGAAACTGCGTTACTACTACGGTTTGCTGGAACGACAATTCCGCGGGGTTTATCAGAAGGCGCTGCGCCGTCGTGGCGTGACGGGCGAGCACATGTTGCAAATTTTGGAAACCCGCCTGGACAACGTCGTTTTCCATCTGGGTTTTGGCACGACCCGTGCCGCGGCGCGACAGATGGTGGCGCACGGTCACGTGGCGGTGAATGGACGCAAAGTCAGCATTCCTTCCTACGCCCTCAAGGTGAATGACGTGATCACGGTCAAGGACACCACGGTATCTCATCAAATGGCGACGCGGGCGCTGGAATTATCCACCAGCCGCGCCGTGCCCGATTGGCTGGCCCTGAACAAGGACGAGTTCAAAGGCGTGGTGATGCGCGTGCCGACGCGTGAGGAAATCAACCCCATCGCCAACGAACAAGCGGTGGTCGAATTTTATTCCCGTTAA